A genomic stretch from Setaria viridis chromosome 1, Setaria_viridis_v4.0, whole genome shotgun sequence includes:
- the LOC117859912 gene encoding serine/threonine-protein kinase STY13 has product MESGSSFYAGEGLSIDPKWLIDPKLLFVGPRIGEGAHAKVYEGKYKNQNVAIKVVHKGDTPEEMTKREGRFLREVTMLSRVQHKNLVKFIGACLEPVMVVVTELLVGGSLRKYLVSLRPRSLEPRVAVGFALDIARAMECLHAHGIIHRDLKPENLLLTADQRTVKLVDLGLAREETLTEMMTAETGTYRWMAPELYSTVTLRHGEKKHYNHKVDVYSFAIVLWELLHNRLPFEGMSNLQAAYAAAFKNIRPSADNLPQELSEILTSCWKEDPNDRPNFTQIVQMLLHYLSTLSPQETLAPRRTFSSENAILPPESPGTSSLMHSRGDDTPKGKKEDKPRGLFFCFSECY; this is encoded by the exons ATGGAATCTGGGAGTTCGTTCTACGCTGGTGAAGGTCTCTCCATCGATCCTAAGTGGCTTATTGACCCAAAGCTTCTCTTTGTTGGGCCGCGCATCGGTGAGGGTGCACACGCAAAGGTCTATGAGGGGAA GTACAAGAACCAAAATGTTGCCATCAAGGTTGTGCACAAAGGGGACACCCCTGAGGAGATGACCAAGAGGGAGGGGAGGTTCTTGAGAGAGGTGACCATGCTGTCAAGGGTGCAGCACAAGAATCTCGTCAAG TTTATCGGAGCCTGCCTAGAACCTGTCATGGTGGTGGTGACAGAGCTTCTAGTTGGTGGCTCATTGCGGAAGTACTTGGTCAGTCTCAGGCCTAGGAGCCTTGAGCCCCGTGTAGCAGTGGGCTTTGCGTTGGACATTGCCAGAGCTATGGAATGCTTGCATGCACATGGGATCATTCATCGTGATCTTAAGCCTG AAAATTTGTTGCTGACTGCAGACCAGAGAACAGTTAAACTTGTCGATCTTGGTTTGGCTAGAGAAGAGACATTAACAGAGATGATGACTGCTGAGACAGGAACATACCGTTGGATGGCCCCTGAG CTGTACAGCACAGTTACGTTGAGGCATGGAGAAAAGAAGCATTACAACCACAAAGTGGATGTTTACAGCTTTGCAATTGTGTTGTGGGAACTCCTACACAATAGACTGCCCTTTGAGGGAATGTCTAATCTGCAAGCTGCATACGCTGCTGCTTTCAAG AACATCAGACCAAGTGCAGATAACTTGCCTCAGGAGTTGTCAGAAATACTAACATCCTGCTGGAAGGAAGACCCAAACGACAGACCAAACTTTACCCAGATAGTGCAAATGCTCCTACATTACCTATCCACCCTCTCGCCACAAGAAACCTTGGCCCCTCGCCGCACATTCAGTTCAGAGAACGCAATCCTGCCTCCAGAATCTCCCGGGACAAGCTCGCTAATGCATTCTCGGGGTGATGACACACCAAAGGGCAAGAAGGAAGACAAGCCAAGGGGCTTATTTTTCTGCTTCAGCGAGTGCTATTAG